The following proteins come from a genomic window of Misgurnus anguillicaudatus chromosome 10, ASM2758022v2, whole genome shotgun sequence:
- the LOC129447958 gene encoding nuclear pore membrane glycoprotein 210 isoform X1 encodes MPMNERAVWGILLMSSLITLSQSSKLNVPKLLLPLSTRLPVNITLTAQSGCYKWMSSKPESVRVYPLSALSPPDLLPVSSCSQQCMVSTLPSPQAIPIHSVVQAQDLVTGHVLRCDVIVDHIQRIQIVTTTRHLFTDDPPIQLSVQAFDTEGNTFSCLAGLNFNWRLAKETDAIETLRFVRYHDAGYAPPPHILSIEEDGQKGDSVLLYGIRSGLAHVKVSLTHPEYKHVEAASVTLFVIDRLHLSPAEDTYLLQGSTIKYNVWKTEQEGEIEVTLSEEGYRLTVNGYSGRMHYCDIICVDQETTTVTALKLGHATLTISHNNLPSEVMSHLPRTTVYVVEPSYMTLGIKEEEDRWVLERERQYYLTVRIHDNEGHVVHLSQNVVIVLEETDGLLTLDSTSDPSCHLLTTHRTGKTSIQATLHSVISEDGEEWPIVPPIRAQQEVEIYNPLTLQPSVIVFPWQPRDKLYQYSIKVEGGSGSVMWEVSNSQIATVTVKGVVLAGKRRGQTEIQALDSKNPLHKVVGKVMVVRPSRLQLMPQRGDCRVGDWIELPLALWGIQDPSDSCSHTHTDCDTHSYTHKSTNADAQTQCFFHTPQYVESFLMEGNFVPVTDCSELSLHIHTEPPGIFTHEPGSVSPGVGFCGGVRLKAISQGYAVVTITVETERCNISEKTSLVAYSPLKSLASKVLLSVGAAHMVVFEGGPQPWPTAPIRFYSYIEPQPAGGVTVETLSSAEAGPLRHAYWVTCAALGEQWLVFRCGNTPGPLNEMPAVEESRVQVACGVPAGLSLTPLLCTASSPFCIPVFPNHSSCPQHQHPCGPLAVSSRRDAALQLSLFNQKGEQFDNFTSCSVKWTTSDPRLLSLPPQSAMNMANQPTQTGYKLHAWQVLQAHEQTGTVTVNVTLRCPEMSTAPLSQHVNLNLVEDVQWAMPSVTLFNHPNVTENLPLIHGTGHFQVKLEDSTLAHITHVENTNIVQVSPRQPGSSTLLAYDLCLSSDPAVASILVSDITDFQIDFIDIMEVSRTVTVRVRVLDSKKQPFLHHFLSFMNLKLIPSSSIVSVEQVGPLDRYSVGFNVTGVEVGVVSFHLSAVGGDGGVISSSHKNIQVYPPFILRPHKLSLAVGSVQQVKWEGGPHPQSSVGFSVIDSSIAMVSDTGLVRGIAVGMAKLRGALQSVTQDTGSFLTIAQDEVEVEVFNMTGVRIQAPLVTLSVGTEMPVYVMGSDNRQNPFSLGSVDSGLSFYWSLSKPDVLEIRARHTEVGVSMLPSHSFSVLVRAKAPGKSSLKVRVQLEQIHTSNTSLSDHLTNEIQILVFEEMQFAAGSLRSILMSPQSQYSLQSNTDSTYPVHYALRECVSGAGLVTVDEQGVVKAGPDTGAVLLEVFTTDARGINQTQLISVKVSAVWFVRVLAVSSLHSDGEIALPAFPLGWSINIMAIYYNHLGEQFHSHNMQTVVTTNRDDLVQLTADKDGQSFLVQTVSPGLTVLKVQGHPTNPSLNDYIPLLVLPAISEPLGSLRPGDVICFNSLITDLNAQRGRWNVSSSHILQMNSETGVALAKNSGTAVVYYGLEEGQQTFRQVTVEPASVPLINVPDDRLLTNWPEASEYIVRVDLNTSDANTAQCTLDQWDAIEKNLRPQAELQCLLHFSAPYLHLKTLQAIFHASPFYDIDTAQYSCRISVQPQSDSILRVLSTLSFSIYLSAGLQTQSPPSALLPLSSTSAQPSVLLPHVPALHCPATEINPSSQQPVAEITAFGTKDMLSTLRAHLDTSDIVISEPVRSDEEHNFLLISVYSVSHHLDQGPSTASITLNTVLSTQTHIVRVTRLVDDKESGQLGAYLHSGHLFIVTFVLFAILAAGSSLFIVYNTMLSHMQTQPTVYTASTNNAEDKKHFLVWLTPTVQADRNLRRRWLWSVR; translated from the exons ATGCCGATGAATGAAAGAGCAGTTTGGGGAATTTTGCTGATGAGCTCATTGATTACATTGAGTCAGTCGAGCAAACTGAACGTTCCCAAGCTGCTGCTTCCTCTCAGCACTCGCCTGCCTGTGAACATCACACTGACAGCACAGAGTGGATGCTACAAATG GATGTCCTCTAAGCCCGAGAGTGTCAGGGTGTATCCTCTGTCTGCACTAAGCCCTCCAGATCTGCTGCCTGTGTCATCGTGTAGTCAGCAGTGCATGGTGTCCACTCTGCCCTCTCCTCAGGCTATTCCTATCCATAGTGTGGTTCAAGCACAGGACCTTG TGACAGGTCATGTTCTGCGCTGTGATGTCATCGTTGATCATATTCAAAGGATTCAGATTGTCACAACCACCAGACATCTTTTTACTGATGACCCACCCATTCAACTGTCTGTCCAGGCATTTGACACTGAAG GAAATACTTTCAGCTGTCTGGCTGGCTTGAATTTTAATTGGCGGCTGGCAAAGGAGACTGATGCAATAGAGACATTGAG GTTTGTACGGTACCATGATGCTGGTTATGCTCCTCCACCTCATATCTTGTCTATAGAGGAAGATGGGCAGAAGGGTGACAGTGTCCTGCTGTATGGGATCCGAAGCGGCTTGGCACATGTAAAAGTGTCTCTTACACACCCTGAATATAAG CATGTAGAAGCAGCCAGTGTGACTTTGTTTGTGATAGATCGACTACATCTGAGCCCAGCGGAGGACACATACCTGCTACAGGGTTCGACTATcaaatacaatgtgtggaaaACAGAGCAAGAGGGAGAGATTG AGGTCACACTGTCGGAGGAAGGATACAGGCTGACTGTGAATGGGTACAGCGGCAGAATGCATTATTGTGATATCATCTGTGTTGACCAGGAGACAACTACCGTCACTGCCCTCAAGCTGGGTCACGCGACACTGACCATTTCACATAACA ATCTGCCATCTGAAGTAATGTCCCACCTCCCTCGCACTACTGTATACGTGGTGGAGCCCAGTTACATGA CTTTGGGTATTAAGGAGGAAGAGGACAGATGGGTTTTGGAGAGAGAGCGGCAGTATTATTTGACTGTCCGTATCCATGACAACGAGGGCCATGTGGTTCACCTATCACAG AACGTGGTAATTGTTCTGGAAGAAACTGATGGCTTACTGACGTTGGATTCCACTTCTGACCCCTCCTGCCACCTCCTAACAACCCATAGGACAGGAAAGACCTCAATACAGGCCACACTTCATAGCGTCATCTCTgag GATGGTGAAGAGTGGCCCATCGTCCCACCAATTAGAGCGCAACAGGAAGTAGAAATCTACAACCCTCTTACCCTGCAACCCTCTGTGATTGTGTTTCCATGGCAACCTCGCGATAAGCTGTACCAGTACAGTATTAAG GTGGAAGGAGGAAGTGGCTCCGTGATGTGGGAAGTGTCTAATAGTCAAATTGCCACAGTTACTGTAAAAGGGGTGGTCCTAGCCGGAAAGAGGAGGGGTCAGACTGAAATTCAAGCCTTGGATTCCAAAAACCCGTTACATAAAGTAGTCGGGAAG GTAATGGTTGTGAGACCCAGCCGGTTGCAGCTGATGCCGCAGCGGGGTGACTGCCGTGTTGGAGACTGGATTGAGCTTCCCTTGGCTCTGTGGGGCATCCAGGACCCCTCCGATTCTTGctctcatacacacacagactgtGATACACATTCATACACTCACAAGAGCACCAATGCAGATGCTCAGACACAATGTTTCTTCCATACACCTCAATATGTCGAGTCTTTCCTGATGGAGGGAAATTTTGTGCCGGTCACAGACTGCTCTGAGCTCTCGCTACACATCCACACCGAACCTCCAGGCATCTTCACACATGAGCCAG GGTCTGTGTCTCCAGGTGTTGGGTTCTGTGGAGGGGTCCGTTTAAAAGCTATTTCACAGGGTTATGCTGTTGTTACCATCACAGTGGAAACAGAGCGATGCAACATCAGTGAGAAGACATCACTGGTGGCATACAGCCCACTTAAA tcTCTTGCATCTAAGGTTCTTCTGTCAGTGGGTGCAGCTCATATGGTTGTATTTGAAGGGGGTCCTCAGCCCTGGCCCACGGCCCCCATACGTTTCTATAGTTACATCGAGCCACAGCCAGCAGGGGGTGTTACCGTGGAGACATTGAGTTCGGCAGAAGCAGGACCACTTCGACATGCATATTGGGTCACGTGTGCCGCTCTGGGAGAACAG TGGTTGGTCTTTAGGTGCGGTAATACTCCAGGTCCATTAAACGAGATGCCCGCCGTTGAGGAGAGCAGAGTTCAGGTTGCATGCGGCGTACCTGCTGGTCTCTCTCTTACTCCGCTCTTGTGCACAGCCTCCTCACCTTTTTGCATTCCTGTGTTCCCCAATCACAGTTCCTGCCCTCAGCATCAGCACCCCTGTGGACCA TTAGCTGTGTCCAGCAGGAGGGATGCTGCCTTGCAGTTGTCTTTATTCAACCAGAAGGGGGAGCAGTTTGATAATTTCACTTCCTGTTCAGTAAAGTGGACCACCTCAGACCCTCGCCTTCTCTCATTGCCACCTCAATCTGCAATGAACATGGCCAATCAACCAACTCAGACAGGCTACAAGCTACATG CCTGGCAGGTTCTTCAAGCCCATGAACAGACAGGAACTGTGACTGTTAATGTCACTCTCAGATGTCCGGAG ATGTCAACAGCACCACTGTCTCAGCATGTGAATCTGAATTTGGTAGAAGATGTACAGTGGGCCATGCCTTCTGTCACTCTGTTTAACCATCCAAATGTCACT GAAAATCTGCCCTTAATCCATGGCACAGGTCACTTTCAGGTCAAATTAGAAGATAGTACATTGGCCCACATCACTCATGTGGAGAACACCAATATAGTACAG GTGTCTCCACGTCAGCCAGGTTCCTCAACTCTCTTGGCTTATGATCTCTGTCTGTCCTCTGATCCAGCTGTGGCCTCCATCCTGGTATCTGACATCACAGATTTTCAGATTGACTTCATTGATATT ATGGAGGTCAGTCGTACCGTTACAGTGCGAGTGCGTGTTCTGGATTCGAAAAAGCAGCCATTTCTCCATCATTTCCTGTCATTTATGAACCTTAAGCTTATTCCATCTTCATCCATCGTTTCTGTGGA GCAGGTGGGGCCGCTGGACAGGTATTCTGTGGGATTTAATGTGACAGGCGTAGAAGTGGGCGTGGTCAGTTTTCACCTCTCAGCAGTAGGTGGTGATGGAGGTGTTATAAGCTCCTCCCACAAGAATATACAGGTTTACCCACCATTCATTCTGCGGCCCCATAAACTTTCTCTGGCAGTTGGAAGTGTGCAACAG GTGAAATGGGAGGGAGGTCCTCATCCACAGTCCAGTGTGGGGTTCTCGGTGATTGACAGCTCTATTGCCATGGTGTCTGACACAGGACTGGTTAGGGGTATAGCAGTGGGCATGGCCAAACTCAGAGGAGCTCTTCAGTCTGTAACACAAGACACAGGATCATTCCTCACCATTGCACAG GATGAAGTGGAGGTGGaagta tttaacatgaCAGGAGTGAGAATACAAGCTCCTTTAGTGACTCTATCTGTCGGAACAGAG ATGCCGGTTTACGTGATGGGGAGTGACAATCGTCAAAATCCTTTTTCTCTTGGTAGTGTTGATTCTGGCCTCAGTTTCTACTGGAGTCTGAGCAAACCGGATGTGTTGGAGATCAGGGCAAGGCACACTGAA GTGGGTGTTAGTATGTTGCCCTCTCACAGTTTCTCTGTACTGGTAAGGGCCAAAGCTCCAGGCAAAAGCAGTCTCAAAGTGCGTGTGCAGCTTGAACAGATACACACCAGCAACACGTCTCTCTCTGATCATCTTACTAATGAGATACAGATACTG GTGTTTGAAGAGATGCAGTTCGCAGCAGGAAGTCTTAGATCCATCCTCATGTCCCCTCAGTCTCAATACTCCCTGCAAAGCAATAC AGACTCAACCTATCCAGTCCATTATGCCCTCAGAGAATGTGTCTCAGGGGCGGGGCTTGTTACCGTTGATGAGCAAGGAGTGGTGAAGGCGGGGCCTGATACAGGAGCCGTCCTGTTGGAGGTTTTTACCACGGATGCTCGTGGTATCAATCAAACACAGTTGATCAGTGTAAAG GTGTCAGCAGTGTGGTTTGTTCGTGTTTTGGCTGTGTCATCACTGCACAGTGATGGTGAGATAGCTCTGCCGGCCTTTCCTCTGGGCTGGAGTATCAATATTATGGCTATTTACTACAACCACCTGGGAGAACAGTTTCACTCTCATAATATGCAAACAGTAGTTACCACAAACAG AGATGATCTGGTGCAGCTGACGGCCGACAAAGACGGTCAGTCATTTCTGGTGCAAACTGTGTCCCCGGGTCTAACTGTTTTGAAGGTACAGGGGCACCCAACCAACCCATCTTTGAATGATTACATACCTCTGTTAGTGCTTCCTGCCATCTCAGAGCCCCTAGGATCTCTGCGGCCAGGAGATGTCATCTGTTTCAACTCTCTTATTACAGACCTGAATG CTCAGCGTGGCAGGTGGAATGTGTCATCAAGTCACATCCTTCAGATGAACTCTGAGACTGGAGTGGCACTCGCAAAGAATTCTGGGACAGCGGTGGTTTACTATGGGCTAGAAGAGGGACAGCAAACCTTCCGACAG GTAACGGTTGAGCCTGCGTCTGTTCCTCTAATCAACGTTCCAGATGATAGGCTTCTTACTAACTGGCCTGAAGCTTCAGAATATATAGTCAGAGTGGATCTCAACACCTCTGATGCCAACACAG ctCAATGCACTTTGGACCAGTGGGATGCTATAGAGAAGAATCTACGGCCTCAAGCAGAGCTCCAGTGTTTGCTTCATTTCAGCGCCCCCTACCTACATCTGAAAACACTGCAGGCTATATTTCATGCATCACCCTTTTATGATATAGACACTG cTCAGTACAGTTGCAGGATTTCTGTGCAGCCGCAGTCAGACTCCATCCTCCGTGTCCTGTCCACTCTGTCTTTCTCCATCTATCTGTCAGCCGGTCTGCAGACTCAGTCACCTCCGTCTGCCCTGCTACCTCTGTCATCCACATCTGCCCAGCCGTCTGTTCTGCTCCCACATGTGCCAGCACTCCACTGTCCTGCAACTGAGATCAACCCTTCATCCCAGCAACCTGTGGCCGAAATCACTGCGTTTGGCACCAAAGACATGCTAAGCACACTGCGG GCCCATTTAGACACCTCAGACATTGTGATATCTGAGCCTGTTCGTTCGGATGAAGAGCACAACTTCCTCCTCATTTCAGTctattcagtgtcacatcacctGGATCAAGGACCTTCTACTGCAAGCATCACCCTGAACACAGTGCTCTCCACACAGACACATATAGTGAGGGTGACTAGACTTGTGGATGACAAGGAATCAG GCCAGCTTGGAGCTTATTTACACTCAGGGCATTTGTTCATTGTAACATTTGTTCTGTTTGCTATTCTTGCTGCCGGTTCTTCACTTTTTATAG TGTACAATACCATGCTGTCTCACATGCAGACTCAGCCAACAGTCTACACGGCTTCAACCAATAATGCAG AGGACAAAAAACACTTCTTGGTGTGGCTGACACCAACGGTCCAAGCAGACAGAAACCTGCGAAGACGATGGCTTTGGAGCGTTCGCTAA